The Amblyraja radiata isolate CabotCenter1 chromosome 29, sAmbRad1.1.pri, whole genome shotgun sequence genomic interval ttcccctgtaaccgcagaagatgcaacacctgtcgctatacctcctccctcgactctgtccagggaccccgacagttttttcaggttcacttgcacctcgtccaacctcatctactgtatccattgttcaagatgtggattcttatttatcggcgagaccaaacgcagactgggcgatcgttttgtggaacaccttTGCTCCGTtcccctgaacctacctgatctaccggttgctggacactttcattctccttcccattcctacacagacttttctgtcctcggtctcctccattgtcaaagtggggctaaacgcaaattggtggaacagcatctcatatttcgcttgggcatcttacggccgtggtatgaatattgatttctctagcttcaggtagccctggcattccttctctctctatcagccatgatcacaatgaatggcggtgctagctcaaagtgccgaatggcctcctcctgcacctattttctatgtttctatccctcccccacccaagtcgcaccggcttctcgttttcacccaacaaacaccttacaatggcctgtttcctttatcatcgtaacttttttgcatatcgttcattcattgttctttatctctctacatcggacgacagatggcacaatgggctaagtgttcggctgtcaaccggaaggtagccgtttcaaatcccgcttggagtgcatactgtcgttgtgtccttgggcaagacacttcacccacctttgcctgtgtgtgaatgtgtgtgagtgattggtggtggtcggaggggccgtaggcgcagattggcagccacgcttccgtcagtctgccccagggcagctgtggctacagaagtagcttaccaccaccgagtgtgactgaggagtgaatgaataatgcgatgtaaagcaccttgagtattagaaaggcgctatataaatcccatccattattattattattatcaccgtctatatctctcttttccattatccctatccagtctgaagcaaagatctcTATgacctttggtctgaagaagggtctcgacccgtaaacgtcacccattccttctctccagagatgctgcctgtcccgctgagttactacagttttttgtgtccatctacagtgGGCATGAGTTTCCCCAGACCCATTCTTATACCCATTCGACGCCGGGCATTCTGGGTATTGTAGTCGCAAGAGGATCCGCCATCAATAGCATGCTCTTTGATCTACTGCGCATGCGTACGACCATTCGCCGCCGGGCAGTCTGGGTATTGTAGTCAAAAGCGGATCCGCCACTTGCAGCGTGAGCCTTGATCTACAGTGCGCATGCGCATACCCGGTCGCCGCCGGGCATTCTGGGTATTGTAGTCACGAGAGTATCCGCCACACGCAGCGTGAGCCTTGATCTACAGTGCGCATGCGTATACCCGTTCGCCGCCGGGCATTCTGGGTATTGTAGTCGTTGAAGGGCTCATCCGCCTTTCGTGCGCAGGCGCAGTGTCATCTCGGCCAGTTACTGCAGCAACGAGCGCGCAGCCGTCGGCGCCATGGACAATTTCTCCTCAGATTTTCCCTCAGGCGCCCCGGGCGGAGGCAAGGTGGACGCGGGGACCATCATGGAGCAGGTGAAGCTGCAGATCGCCGTGGCCAACGCCCAGGAATTACTACAggttagtgtttgttgtatttcagcgTGAACTGGCCGTCACTACACGGTGTGGGCGCGGCCTGCTCGACCGGAAACGCCGCGGAGTGCGGGCCCGGCGTCTGATTGACAAGCGGTCTCGCCAATCAGAATGCAACAACCCGTCGGCCGCCCAATCAACGCGTCGCGGAGGCGGGACATTCAGCGACCGTCTGACGTGCGTGCAGGGCAAAGGTCACTGCGGGGTGAACCCACGTGCGGCCTGGAGCCTTTGCAAggacatttataccaaagatccgctataggacCTTTGATTTATACAATAGCAAATGTTACCAACTTGTTAATCCCTGAGGGAAATGgaacatagaaaaaataggtgcaggaatagaccattcggcccttccagccagcaccaccattcaatatgatcatagctgaacatccagaatcagtattcaaaagggaactgcagatgctggaatatcgaaggtacacaaaattgctggggaaactcagcgggtgcagcagcatctatggtctgaagaagggtttcggcccgaaacgtcgcctatttccttcgctccatagatgctgctgcacccgctgagtttccccagcaattttgtgtaccatccagaatcagtaccccgttcctgctttcccccccatatcccctgattccattagccctcagagctgtatctaactctctcttgaaaacatccagtgaattggcctccactgccttctgtggcagagattccacAGATATCTAACTCTCTGAGGGAGGGCGAGCGAGAGAGGTGCAGTTAGGATGGGTCTTTGAGAGAGAATTACTGAAGTACGTTTTTTtccctctcgtttatcatattatttacattgtgctatgtttaaatattctgttgtgctgcagcaagtaagaatgtcattgttctatctgggacatatgacaataaaacactctttgcTCTTGTGGAGAAGGGGATGATTATGAGCACACATGGTAGTTCACAGTGTTTACTTCCCAGCTTGGACTCagtggaaataggccccttgGCCTACTGAGgccgcgttgaccagcgatcacccaccctTTGCAAGGACATTTATACAATACCATATGATACCACCTTATTTATCCCAGAGGGAAATtagaacataaaaaaataggtgcaagagtaggccattcggcccttcggcccttcgaccattcaaaatgatcatggctgatcatcctaaatcagtaccccgttcctgctttttctccatatcccttgattccattagccctaagagctaaatctaactctctcttgcaaacatccagtgaattggcctccactgccttctacaattccacatattcacaactctctgggtgaaaacatttttcttcatctcagtcctaaatggccaacctcttattcttaaactgtgaccgcaggttctggactccccccaacatcgggaacaattttcctgcatctagtctgtccaaacccttaataatgttatatgtttctataagatgccctttcatccttctaaattccagtgaatataagcccagtagatccattctttcatcatatgtcagtgttgccatcccaggaattaacttcgtgaacctacgctgcattcccctcaatagcaagaatgtccttcctcaaattagggaaccaaaactgcacacaatactccaggtgtggtctcactggggccctgtacaattgcagaaggacctctttgctcctgtactcaactcctcttgttatgaaggccaacatgccattcgctttcttcactgcctgcagtacctgcatgcttactttcattgactgatgaacaaggacccccagatcccgttgtacttccctttttttcaacttgacaccatttagataataatctgccttcctgtttttactaccaaagtggataaccttaataattgtatatgtttctataagaatccctttcatccttctaaattccagtgaatataagctcagTAGATCcattttcatcatatgtcatcctgctatcccggaaattaacctggtgaacctacgctgcactcccttcaatagccagaatatccttcctcaaattaggagaccaaaactgcatagtaTGTTTAGGGAAATATGCGGATGTTTGATTTACATGTGAAATTACAAGTGGGAATAAAGATGTTGTATCTTCCATAAAAATTCATGTTATGTTTTCATTTCAGAGAATGACTGATAAGTGTTTTAGGAAGTGCATTGGCAAGCCAGGAAGTTCCTTGGACAACACTGAGCAGGTAATCATTACTCAAAGTTTCAAGgttaaggtttcaaggtcagcttattgtcacctgtaccagttaaggtacatggAAATATGAGTTTCA includes:
- the timm13 gene encoding mitochondrial import inner membrane translocase subunit Tim13, whose amino-acid sequence is MDNFSSDFPSGAPGGGKVDAGTIMEQVKLQIAVANAQELLQRMTDKCFRKCIGKPGSSLDNTEQKCIAMCMDRYMDAWNIVSRTYNSRLQRERARM